One window from the genome of Leptospira levettii encodes:
- a CDS encoding adenylate/guanylate cyclase domain-containing protein yields the protein MKSEKKGTTILETALKHEYPLYHLCGGNTKCTTCRVYVSDGISNLSNRNEREQLLADRKGWPSEIRLACQTEVFGDIGVRRIIRDNKDLKTVTSESKSSNTGEECFAVILFLDIKGFTSFTESNLAYDVVFVLNRFFHEMSEPILNNGGEIDKFIGDGILAFFQISNAKGSKQSQEEEIQNLKTETMKSAIRACLRMFDQLQKFNIEMKDRFNFTFDIRLGLHAGNVIYGDIGHSEFKSQTVLGDVVNVASRLEALNKKTNTRFLVSDVIYDTIGKLLSIDKKVITKLRGKSDVMKAYSVIGFKEKDSILLTQQYFDQLNTKYPKWIHNYENNLESFRNKNVNLENSSASNEGDLIPLLQILESIVDKLGNPKSLKKEISILANHYNMLSIPIENFSKLVPVLLNTLEESSYELWNQTISLVLKEVWTDITIQLLES from the coding sequence TTGAAATCGGAAAAAAAAGGGACAACAATCTTAGAAACTGCACTTAAACATGAATATCCATTGTACCATCTATGTGGTGGGAATACAAAGTGTACCACTTGTCGTGTTTATGTTTCAGATGGAATTTCCAATTTAAGCAACCGAAACGAAAGGGAACAATTACTTGCAGATCGCAAAGGGTGGCCCAGTGAAATTCGATTAGCATGCCAAACCGAAGTGTTTGGAGACATTGGAGTGAGAAGGATCATTCGTGATAATAAAGATTTAAAAACAGTTACGAGTGAGTCCAAGTCTTCTAACACCGGCGAAGAATGTTTTGCAGTCATTTTATTTTTGGACATCAAAGGTTTTACTTCTTTTACAGAATCCAATTTAGCTTATGATGTTGTATTTGTATTAAATCGTTTTTTTCATGAAATGAGTGAACCCATTCTCAACAATGGTGGTGAAATTGATAAATTCATTGGTGATGGAATTTTAGCATTTTTTCAAATTTCTAATGCAAAAGGGTCCAAACAATCCCAAGAAGAAGAGATCCAAAATCTCAAAACTGAAACAATGAAATCTGCTATTCGTGCTTGTTTACGAATGTTTGATCAATTACAGAAATTCAATATAGAAATGAAAGATCGTTTCAATTTTACATTTGATATTCGATTAGGACTACATGCAGGGAATGTCATTTATGGAGATATTGGCCATTCCGAGTTTAAGAGCCAAACCGTTTTAGGTGATGTAGTCAATGTGGCAAGTAGGCTCGAAGCATTAAATAAAAAAACAAACACCCGTTTTTTGGTATCTGATGTCATTTATGATACAATTGGTAAATTATTGTCCATTGATAAAAAAGTAATCACAAAACTGAGAGGAAAATCGGATGTGATGAAAGCATACTCTGTGATCGGCTTCAAAGAAAAAGATTCCATCCTACTTACCCAACAGTACTTTGATCAACTGAATACAAAATACCCCAAATGGATCCATAATTACGAAAACAATTTAGAATCTTTTCGAAACAAAAACGTAAATTTGGAAAATTCCTCAGCATCAAACGAAGGAGATTTAATTCCTTTACTCCAAATCTTAGAATCGATTGTTGATAAACTTGGCAACCCAAAATCTTTAAAAAAAGAAATTTCAATATTAGCAAACCATTACAACATGTTGTCAATTCCAATAGAAAACTTCTCCAAACTTGTTCCTGTATTATTAAATACATTGGAAGAATCTTCTTACGAGTTGTGGAACCAAACGATTTCATTGGTTTTAAAAGAAGTTTGGACCGATATCACCATTCAATTATTAGAATCTTAA
- a CDS encoding alpha/beta fold hydrolase, with protein MKVHYHYFPILLPILFPLCLWADDFPKNEKPITSYFALEEGKIAYTKSGSGKQNFILLPGIGDRKESYSDLVHLLKNDGNVYTFDLRGLGESDVSFTSYGPKETALDILSFIQKNNLQNVYIIANSMTAASAVYIQSKEKKRVLGMVLSGPFVRDKEPMSWGLKSMLQIAFRGPWGPSAWAKFYESLFPIQPPKDIEERKEKLKENLKEEGRMVALRSMLFAPKEECENELAHAKGNHIIIMGLKDPDFTNPEEETNWIRDTIGGKVYLYENGGHYPFVEEPNRFYSDIKSLWQKK; from the coding sequence ATGAAAGTTCACTACCACTATTTCCCCATTTTACTACCGATTCTTTTCCCATTGTGCCTTTGGGCAGATGATTTCCCAAAAAACGAGAAACCAATCACTTCCTATTTCGCATTAGAAGAAGGAAAAATTGCGTATACCAAGTCGGGATCAGGGAAACAAAATTTTATTTTATTACCTGGAATTGGAGATCGAAAGGAAAGTTATTCTGATTTGGTCCATTTATTAAAAAACGACGGAAATGTATATACCTTTGATTTGCGAGGATTGGGTGAATCAGATGTTAGTTTTACATCTTATGGACCAAAGGAAACTGCTTTGGATATTCTTTCTTTCATCCAGAAAAATAATCTGCAAAATGTTTATATCATAGCCAATTCGATGACAGCTGCATCAGCAGTGTACATTCAGTCCAAAGAAAAAAAACGAGTGTTAGGAATGGTTTTATCAGGACCTTTTGTTCGAGACAAAGAACCTATGTCTTGGGGTTTAAAATCTATGTTACAAATTGCCTTTCGTGGTCCTTGGGGGCCAAGTGCTTGGGCCAAATTTTATGAATCTCTTTTTCCGATCCAACCGCCAAAAGATATCGAGGAACGTAAGGAAAAACTCAAAGAAAATTTAAAAGAAGAGGGAAGGATGGTCGCACTTCGTTCTATGTTATTTGCACCAAAAGAGGAATGTGAAAATGAACTTGCCCATGCAAAAGGGAATCACATCATCATCATGGGATTAAAGGACCCCGATTTCACAAATCCAGAAGAAGAAACAAATTGGATACGGGATACCATTGGTGGAAAGGTATATCTTTATGAAAATGGTGGGCATTATCCCTTTGTAGAAGAACCCAACCGTTTCTATTCAGATATAAAATCATTATGGCAAAAAAAATAA
- a CDS encoding TetR/AcrR family transcriptional regulator, producing the protein MAKKIKNKIGRPKKGQTQISRSLILDLAWETIQNVGFSEFRLATLAETLGIRTPSLYNHIKDTEDIFGEIRKRALQVLGDRLEQNLKKSDPTKERIRNFLKSYRSFAKDFPHMYPLVIVATESDPELKLLGDRILQLCLFAFQFETLDKEVVHRIRIIRSLVHGFIELEREGGFGRKESIEESFMKLTESLETGKLW; encoded by the coding sequence ATGGCAAAAAAAATAAAAAACAAAATCGGAAGACCCAAAAAAGGCCAAACCCAAATCAGTCGTAGTTTGATTCTGGATTTGGCTTGGGAAACCATTCAAAACGTGGGTTTTTCTGAATTTCGTTTGGCAACTTTAGCAGAGACACTTGGCATTCGAACTCCATCATTATATAACCATATAAAGGACACAGAGGATATATTTGGTGAGATACGAAAGAGAGCCTTGCAAGTATTAGGTGATAGGTTGGAACAAAATTTAAAAAAGTCCGATCCCACAAAAGAACGGATTCGAAACTTTTTAAAATCCTATCGAAGTTTCGCCAAAGATTTCCCTCATATGTACCCTCTTGTCATTGTTGCTACCGAATCGGATCCGGAACTCAAATTACTTGGGGATCGTATCTTACAACTCTGTCTGTTTGCATTCCAATTTGAAACATTAGACAAAGAAGTGGTCCATCGGATTCGGATCATCCGTTCTCTGGTACACGGATTTATTGAACTAGAACGAGAAGGAGGTTTTGGCCGTAAGGAGTCTATCGAGGAAAGTTTTATGAAACTAACAGAATCTCTCGAAACAGGAAAACTCTGGTAA